In one window of Polynucleobacter sp. AM-7D1 DNA:
- a CDS encoding CBS domain-containing protein, whose translation MKVCDILRVKGSTLFTVAPETTLQTAVLVMSDHDIGSLVVMEYDKLVGILTFREVIAALAKHHGKLDNLLVQSVMNSKPLTCNMETEIDEVRRMMLVEHARYLPVIDQKMLMGVISFYDVAKSVVEAQDFENTMLKAYIRDWPEESEKASP comes from the coding sequence ATGAAGGTTTGTGACATATTGCGCGTAAAAGGTAGCACTCTATTTACGGTAGCTCCAGAGACTACTTTGCAAACAGCGGTCTTGGTAATGAGTGACCACGATATCGGCTCCTTGGTGGTCATGGAATACGACAAGCTTGTCGGCATCCTGACATTCCGTGAGGTGATTGCTGCCTTGGCTAAGCATCATGGCAAATTGGATAATCTGTTGGTACAAAGCGTGATGAATTCCAAACCACTGACATGCAATATGGAAACCGAGATCGATGAGGTTCGACGGATGATGTTGGTAGAGCATGCCCGCTACCTGCCAGTGATAGATCAAAAGATGCTGATGGGTGTGATTTCTTTCTATGACGTGGCTAAATCCGTTGTTGAGGCTCAAGACTTCGAAAACACCATGCTGAAGGCATATATCCGCGACTGGCCAGAAGAGTCCGAAAAGGCATCCCCTTAA